In Synechococcus sp. RS9909, one genomic interval encodes:
- a CDS encoding long-chain fatty aldehyde decarbonylase, with the protein MTQLDFASAAYREAYSRINGVVIVGEGLANRHFQMLARRIPADRDELQRLGRMEGDHASAFVGCGRNLGVVADLPLARRLFQPLHDLFKRHDHDGNRAECLVIQGLIVECFAVAAYRHYLPVADAYARPITAAVMNDESEHLDYAETWLQRHFDQVKARVSAVVVEALPLTLAMLQSLAADMRQIGMDPVETLASFSELFREALESVGFEAVEARRLLMRAAARMV; encoded by the coding sequence ATGACCCAGCTCGACTTTGCCAGTGCGGCCTACCGCGAGGCCTACAGCCGGATCAACGGCGTTGTGATTGTGGGCGAAGGTCTCGCCAATCGCCATTTCCAGATGTTGGCGCGGCGCATTCCCGCTGATCGCGACGAGCTGCAGCGGCTCGGACGCATGGAGGGAGACCATGCCAGCGCCTTTGTGGGCTGTGGTCGCAACCTCGGTGTGGTGGCCGATCTGCCCCTGGCCCGGCGCCTGTTTCAGCCCCTCCATGATCTGTTCAAACGCCACGACCACGACGGCAATCGGGCCGAATGCCTGGTGATCCAGGGGTTGATCGTGGAATGTTTCGCCGTGGCGGCTTACCGCCACTACCTGCCGGTGGCCGATGCCTACGCCCGGCCGATCACCGCAGCGGTGATGAACGATGAATCGGAACACCTCGACTACGCTGAGACCTGGCTGCAGCGCCATTTCGATCAGGTGAAGGCCCGGGTCAGCGCGGTGGTGGTGGAGGCGTTGCCGCTCACCCTGGCGATGTTGCAATCGCTTGCTGCAGACATGCGACAGATCGGCATGGATCCGGTGGAGACCCTGGCCAGCTTCAGTGAACTGTTTCGGGAAGCGTTGGAATCGGTGGGGTTTGAGGCTGTGGAGGCCAGGCGACTGCTGATGCGAGCGGCCGCCCGGATGGTCTGA
- a CDS encoding biliverdin-producing heme oxygenase, with protein sequence MTASHSISDHAKPADADMRRGFGPRVRKLHSRIGKAHHKAEGMTFSRALLAGDASPRQLAALMRALAPAYAFLEQEGPDLAFSLGSDSIPWHDLARTTALCHDLAILASVTATPASAAAAIWMEQLQQLARQAPHRLMAHVYVRYGGDLSGGQQLAAQANAILHKAGLPALSFWSFSAPITELKLALHDGFEEMELSAAEEEELLDEAVQAFHATQRLLAELAQLD encoded by the coding sequence ATGACCGCCAGCCACTCGATTTCCGATCACGCCAAGCCCGCCGATGCCGACATGCGTCGCGGCTTTGGCCCCAGGGTGCGCAAGCTGCACAGCCGAATCGGCAAAGCGCATCACAAGGCCGAAGGCATGACCTTCTCCAGGGCCCTTCTCGCCGGTGATGCGTCGCCTCGCCAGCTGGCGGCCCTGATGCGGGCGCTGGCGCCGGCCTATGCCTTCCTTGAGCAGGAAGGGCCCGATCTGGCCTTCTCGCTCGGATCCGATTCGATTCCCTGGCACGATCTGGCCCGCACCACCGCCCTGTGCCACGACCTTGCCATCCTCGCCAGTGTTACCGCCACGCCGGCATCGGCGGCGGCGGCGATCTGGATGGAGCAATTGCAGCAGTTGGCCCGCCAGGCCCCCCATCGGCTGATGGCCCATGTGTACGTGCGCTACGGCGGCGATCTCTCCGGCGGGCAGCAATTGGCGGCCCAGGCCAACGCCATCCTGCACAAGGCCGGCCTTCCCGCCCTCAGCTTCTGGTCGTTCTCGGCACCGATCACCGAGCTCAAGCTGGCGCTCCATGACGGCTTCGAAGAAATGGAACTGTCCGCAGCCGAGGAGGAGGAACTGCTGGATGAGGCGGTGCAGGCCTTCCACGCCACCCAGCGCCTGCTGGCGGAACTGGCCCAGCTCGACTGA
- the hemN gene encoding oxygen-independent coproporphyrinogen III oxidase: MTATPQTSRALALLLKHDRPVPRYTSYPTAAAFCADVGDLQLRQQLADVTDAPLSLYVHVPFCRHACWYCGCNRITTQLGSKVVEPYLASLAQELELITEAMPQRRRLSQMHWGGGTPNYLNREETAQLWELIRRHFDFDDDLEASIEVNPEGLSRDAACQLRELGFNRISFGIQDADPDVQNAVNRVVPETQLRCAMLWLREAGFESVNVDLICGLPLQTPERFHRTLELVQELRPDRISLFSFAYLPEQLPMQRKIQAEDLPSQRQRLSMLEHANQLLCANGYDAIGMDHYALHDDGLAEAAREGRLHRNFQGYTTGGELDLLGIGPSAISQFRHLFSQNERDLKAYGAALAQGQLPVERGLVVTDPQVLQRRELIREVMCQFEVQLPPTGFEQELADFKRLACDGLVCLSQGADGSITVRVTKDGRWLIRTIAAVLDPNQRHKASGSRLI; encoded by the coding sequence ATGACAGCAACGCCCCAGACCAGCCGTGCCCTCGCCTTGCTGCTCAAACACGATCGGCCGGTGCCCCGCTACACCAGCTACCCCACCGCCGCTGCGTTTTGCGCCGATGTTGGCGACCTCCAGTTGCGGCAACAGCTGGCGGACGTCACAGACGCGCCCCTGTCGCTGTATGTCCATGTGCCCTTCTGTCGCCATGCCTGCTGGTACTGCGGCTGCAACCGGATCACCACCCAGCTCGGTTCCAAGGTGGTGGAGCCCTATCTCGCCTCGTTGGCACAGGAACTGGAGCTGATCACCGAGGCCATGCCCCAACGGCGGCGACTGTCGCAGATGCATTGGGGCGGCGGCACCCCGAACTATCTCAATCGCGAGGAAACGGCCCAGCTCTGGGAGTTGATTCGTCGCCATTTCGATTTCGACGACGACCTGGAGGCCTCGATTGAGGTCAACCCGGAAGGTCTCAGCCGCGATGCGGCCTGCCAGCTGCGGGAGCTGGGCTTCAACCGCATCAGTTTCGGCATCCAGGATGCGGATCCGGATGTGCAGAACGCCGTGAACCGGGTGGTGCCGGAAACCCAGTTGCGCTGCGCGATGCTCTGGCTACGGGAAGCGGGGTTCGAGAGTGTGAATGTGGATCTGATCTGTGGTCTGCCCCTCCAGACCCCGGAGCGCTTCCATCGCACGCTGGAGCTGGTGCAGGAGCTGCGTCCGGATCGGATCTCGCTCTTTTCCTTTGCCTACCTGCCCGAGCAGTTGCCGATGCAGCGGAAGATTCAGGCGGAAGATCTCCCCAGCCAGCGGCAACGGCTGAGCATGCTCGAGCACGCCAATCAGCTTCTCTGCGCCAACGGCTACGACGCGATCGGCATGGACCATTACGCGCTGCATGACGATGGTCTGGCGGAGGCCGCCCGGGAGGGCCGGCTGCATCGCAACTTTCAGGGCTACACCACTGGCGGTGAGCTGGATCTGCTCGGGATCGGGCCGAGCGCGATCAGCCAGTTCCGCCATCTGTTCAGCCAGAACGAACGGGATCTCAAGGCCTATGGCGCCGCTCTGGCCCAGGGGCAGTTGCCCGTGGAACGGGGTCTGGTGGTGACCGATCCGCAGGTGTTGCAGCGCCGAGAGCTGATCCGCGAGGTGATGTGTCAGTTTGAAGTGCAGCTGCCGCCAACCGGTTTTGAGCAGGAACTGGCTGATTTCAAGCGGTTGGCGTGCGATGGCTTGGTATGTCTGAGCCAGGGTGCCGATGGAAGCATCACCGTGCGCGTGACCAAGGATGGCCGCTGGTTGATCCGCACGATCGCTGCCGTGTTGGATCCGAATCAACGGCACAAGGCCAGCGGCTCGCGGTTGATCTGA
- a CDS encoding sigma 54-interacting transcriptional regulator codes for MPPDQLATTTLQRLAPYLVARPRRGVVGTSRQAKELREAIRSAAANQERQAVLLFGEPGLEKDNLAALIHFGSADRHRLMLRIDGARMRSDGADLFGSTSHAEEPPLLQLVADGSLLIDNLDQVPEPARQALLDLARTGAWRPVGSTNPPHRFQGRLFFTAETSQTPFDACCSVIRVPPLRVRRQDLGEWLRYGVRQRSRSLGWEPAPEVPMAVVKQLQTHEFPNNLRELDALIDRAIQQVRHQESHQAHQNRAGRPPKQLPEEVFWTSPRQENARFDLWRWKPPLRDWMRSPRLWNGLLFGLVSWVFVLVNLWLWLGPQDRAHNGALNLFWAWWWPLILIGFPLVGRLWCSFCPFMVWGTITQRLAQRLGWEPLAWPRGDHDRWASRWLSAGFALILIWEAVWDLPNTAWLSSCLLLLITAGAVIGSLRLEKRFWCRYLCPIGGMNGLFAKLSILELRAQAGICSGNCSSYACFKGGPAEGEGLATEGCPLGTHPAHLRDNRNCVLCLSCAQACPHRSVRLAIRPPAADLQREMVTPAGEPALLLILLGSVALGHWQRLWPWSGLAPASLSEGPLLPRLAVASATLALPALLFCLARPFVSGIRLERCLYGLLPLVWALLLAHHLPLGMTEAGLLLPVSLSPWPGVAALPLPHWQAQPAVIGFCQSGVVALGAIWSLVILRRMFSSRLSAWTGASTLMLTLAICGRWLVNGSG; via the coding sequence ATGCCGCCTGATCAGCTTGCAACCACCACCCTGCAGCGGCTGGCTCCCTACCTGGTGGCGCGGCCGCGACGGGGCGTGGTGGGCACCAGTCGCCAGGCCAAAGAGTTGCGGGAGGCGATCCGCAGCGCTGCCGCCAACCAGGAGCGCCAGGCTGTGTTGCTCTTCGGCGAACCGGGCCTGGAGAAAGACAACCTGGCGGCGCTGATTCATTTCGGATCTGCGGATCGCCATCGCCTGATGCTGCGGATCGATGGCGCGCGGATGCGTTCGGATGGGGCGGACCTCTTCGGGTCCACGTCCCACGCGGAAGAGCCGCCCCTGTTGCAGCTGGTGGCTGATGGCTCTCTGCTGATCGACAACCTGGATCAGGTGCCGGAGCCGGCCCGGCAGGCCTTGCTCGATCTGGCCCGCACCGGTGCCTGGCGTCCGGTGGGCTCCACCAATCCGCCGCATCGGTTTCAGGGACGCCTCTTCTTCACGGCCGAAACCAGCCAGACGCCTTTTGATGCTTGCTGCAGCGTGATTCGGGTGCCGCCCCTGCGGGTGCGGCGTCAGGATCTGGGCGAATGGTTGCGCTATGGCGTGCGCCAGCGCAGCCGCAGTCTCGGCTGGGAGCCGGCGCCGGAGGTGCCGATGGCGGTGGTGAAGCAGCTGCAGACCCATGAGTTCCCCAACAACCTGCGTGAACTGGATGCGCTGATCGATCGAGCGATCCAGCAGGTGCGCCATCAGGAGTCCCATCAAGCCCACCAGAACCGAGCGGGGCGGCCACCGAAACAGTTGCCGGAGGAGGTGTTCTGGACGTCACCGCGGCAGGAGAACGCCCGCTTCGATCTCTGGCGCTGGAAACCGCCACTGCGCGATTGGATGCGATCTCCCCGGCTCTGGAACGGCCTGCTCTTCGGCCTGGTGAGCTGGGTGTTTGTGCTGGTGAATCTCTGGCTCTGGCTGGGCCCCCAGGATCGGGCCCACAACGGCGCCCTGAATCTGTTCTGGGCCTGGTGGTGGCCCTTGATCCTGATCGGCTTTCCGCTGGTGGGTCGGCTCTGGTGTTCCTTCTGCCCGTTCATGGTGTGGGGGACGATCACGCAGCGCCTGGCGCAAAGGCTGGGCTGGGAGCCGCTGGCCTGGCCCCGAGGTGATCACGACCGCTGGGCCTCGCGTTGGCTCAGCGCTGGTTTCGCGTTGATTCTGATCTGGGAAGCGGTGTGGGACCTTCCCAACACGGCCTGGTTGAGCAGTTGCCTGCTGCTGTTGATCACCGCTGGTGCCGTGATCGGCTCCCTGCGCTTAGAAAAGCGGTTCTGGTGCCGCTACCTCTGCCCGATCGGTGGCATGAACGGCCTGTTCGCCAAGCTTTCAATCCTGGAGCTGCGCGCCCAGGCCGGCATCTGCAGCGGCAATTGCAGCAGTTACGCCTGCTTCAAAGGCGGTCCGGCGGAAGGGGAGGGTCTGGCCACGGAGGGTTGCCCGCTCGGCACCCATCCCGCCCACCTGCGCGACAACCGCAACTGCGTGCTTTGCCTCAGCTGCGCCCAGGCCTGTCCGCATCGCTCGGTGCGTCTGGCAATCCGGCCGCCGGCGGCGGATCTGCAACGGGAAATGGTGACTCCAGCGGGAGAACCGGCCCTGCTGCTGATCCTGCTGGGAAGCGTCGCCCTGGGCCATTGGCAGCGCCTGTGGCCGTGGAGTGGTCTCGCTCCAGCCAGCCTCAGCGAAGGACCCTTGCTACCGCGTCTTGCTGTGGCATCGGCGACGTTGGCCCTGCCCGCCCTGTTGTTTTGCCTCGCCCGGCCGTTCGTGAGTGGGATCCGGCTTGAACGCTGCCTGTACGGCTTGCTGCCGTTGGTCTGGGCCCTGCTGCTGGCGCACCATCTGCCGCTGGGGATGACGGAAGCGGGACTGTTGCTGCCCGTGAGCCTGTCGCCCTGGCCTGGCGTTGCGGCCCTGCCCTTGCCCCACTGGCAGGCTCAGCCCGCGGTGATCGGCTTCTGCCAGAGCGGTGTGGTCGCCCTCGGCGCGATCTGGAGCCTGGTGATCCTGCGCCGCATGTTCAGCAGCCGCCTGAGCGCCTGGACCGGTGCCTCCACCCTGATGCTCACTCTGGCGATCTGTGGCCGCTGGCTGGTGAATGGATCGGGGTAG
- a CDS encoding antitoxin: MAGVPSRVFMICNSQAVRIPAEYRLNTDRVQISRTADGDLLIHP; this comes from the coding sequence ATGGCGGGGGTTCCCAGTCGGGTCTTCATGATCTGCAACAGCCAAGCGGTGCGCATTCCAGCCGAGTACAGGCTCAACACGGATCGCGTGCAGATCAGCCGCACCGCCGATGGCGATCTACTGATTCATCCCTGA
- a CDS encoding LytTR family DNA-binding domain-containing protein, with amino-acid sequence MLEALLVEDEPAAMRHLMALLQQHPQVRVQAQAHCLEQAIAAVQASPPDLVFLDLRLGSVHGSALLSMLPETCQVVITTAYRDFAIQAFDAGVRDYLLKPIRPERLSLCLERLLAARSDADANDPGFSDTEGFWLDRSGWRDQIRLDAVLWVVAMGKSSHLQLLDRDPLVLNRLLGEWDGVLPEDQFPRLDRSTIISLAALRTVKRVSRSLTLLLFHGFEQPLAIGPTAARRLKELLANQ; translated from the coding sequence ATGCTTGAGGCCTTGTTGGTGGAGGATGAGCCCGCTGCCATGAGGCATCTCATGGCCTTATTGCAGCAGCATCCCCAGGTGAGAGTGCAGGCCCAGGCACATTGCCTGGAGCAGGCTATTGCTGCGGTGCAGGCGTCGCCACCAGATCTTGTGTTTCTGGATCTTCGCCTCGGAAGCGTCCACGGATCAGCGCTTCTATCCATGCTTCCCGAAACCTGCCAGGTGGTGATCACCACGGCCTACCGCGATTTCGCCATCCAGGCCTTTGATGCCGGTGTGCGCGATTACCTGCTCAAGCCGATTCGTCCAGAGCGGCTCAGCCTCTGCTTGGAGCGATTGCTTGCGGCGAGGAGCGACGCCGATGCTAACGATCCCGGCTTCAGTGACACCGAAGGCTTCTGGCTTGATCGCTCAGGCTGGCGCGATCAGATCCGCTTGGATGCGGTGCTGTGGGTGGTAGCCATGGGCAAAAGCTCACATCTCCAGCTGCTGGATCGTGATCCGTTGGTGTTGAACCGCCTGCTTGGCGAGTGGGATGGCGTGTTGCCGGAGGATCAATTTCCACGTCTTGATCGTTCCACGATCATCAGCCTGGCGGCGCTGCGCACCGTGAAGCGCGTGTCCCGTTCGCTCACGCTGCTCTTGTTTCATGGCTTTGAGCAGCCACTGGCGATCGGGCCCACTGCAGCCCGGCGCCTCAAGGAGCTGCTGGCGAACCAATGA
- a CDS encoding sensor histidine kinase — translation MLFNALFWLVIGLDAFATTWGWANVPIQPESGVALMLFWAIPGFLFCAWMQRRFLCNPGWSVLRSRRRTVVLLVSMVLFVSLLIGVAHGLMRLLPISADRYASTDLQFAAKTWITYGGLLLRLLVWAGFFLLFLNARDLQHSEVRRGQQEKALVQAQLRFLTSAFQPHFLLNSLTAIASCRHDPDAVQDGSNALADYLRYTIAKPELLEPLQLQLDALEGYIGVQELRFAERFRSEFLVDKDVLQHRVPRFLLQPLVENAFKHGSPGFDGLLRIQVRCRCEGQRLILSVANTGCWQGSHGGGYGLEAIRQQLDLFYGSAATLRVSNNDDLTYVTVELPVRQGQLSHA, via the coding sequence TTGTTATTCAACGCCCTCTTCTGGCTCGTCATCGGTCTTGATGCCTTTGCCACCACCTGGGGTTGGGCGAATGTGCCGATCCAGCCCGAATCCGGCGTTGCATTGATGTTGTTTTGGGCGATTCCTGGGTTCCTGTTCTGCGCTTGGATGCAACGACGGTTCCTGTGCAATCCAGGCTGGAGCGTCCTGCGGAGCAGGCGACGAACCGTGGTCTTGCTCGTCAGCATGGTTCTGTTCGTCAGCCTCCTGATTGGCGTTGCGCATGGCTTGATGCGTCTGCTGCCGATCAGCGCTGATCGATATGCCTCTACGGATTTGCAATTCGCCGCGAAAACCTGGATTACGTATGGCGGGTTACTTCTACGTCTTCTGGTTTGGGCTGGATTTTTCCTTCTGTTTCTGAATGCACGTGACCTGCAGCACAGCGAAGTCAGGCGAGGCCAGCAGGAAAAGGCGTTGGTTCAAGCCCAGTTGCGCTTTCTCACCTCAGCATTTCAGCCCCATTTTTTGTTGAATAGTCTCACCGCCATCGCCTCATGTCGCCATGATCCCGATGCGGTGCAGGATGGATCAAACGCCCTGGCAGATTATCTTCGCTACACGATCGCAAAGCCTGAGTTGCTGGAGCCTTTGCAGTTGCAACTGGATGCTCTCGAGGGCTACATCGGTGTTCAGGAGCTTCGCTTTGCTGAACGGTTTCGCTCAGAATTCCTTGTTGACAAGGACGTGCTGCAGCACCGGGTGCCTCGGTTTCTGCTGCAACCCCTGGTGGAAAATGCGTTCAAGCATGGCTCTCCTGGTTTCGATGGCTTGCTACGGATTCAGGTGCGCTGTCGCTGTGAGGGCCAGCGCCTGATCTTGTCTGTGGCGAATACAGGTTGCTGGCAGGGATCCCATGGGGGAGGCTACGGCTTGGAGGCGATCCGACAGCAACTGGATTTGTTCTATGGGTCGGCTGCCACATTGCGCGTCAGCAACAACGATGATCTCACCTATGTGACGGTGGAGTTACCCGTCAGGCAGGGACAGCTCAGCCATGCTTGA
- a CDS encoding Ig-like domain-containing protein, which translates to MTNTAALSTLCVAQKAGTPTGVLLVADGSCAKIRELLAEALVPVLWLDGTQDPLQIVTAALAERRRQGQPVQTLHWVSHGRPGVLQVGATCVDRNALLVASKQLIEWQVDQLAFWACDYGVDKSVVGLWEEVVGASVYSSGGTLGLDTDGQKHWTLDSKRTNKTIIWPRHFGDTNTWKYQLGIVSYATFEEGPSEDSEPLSNSEPIAGVGHASMFTSLPTGVLDSIDNLNYENNNDFSFLDEKILADFVYISLPESLPSAEQTSNLKEFVQSGGTLLINGEMSSSSWADINKNFSQILEDLGSSISIRESPISVKDDNLFATKETDESLIEIGNFDITSGLQSVKTGTFGVLDIDNESAEAILVTSNSEANIVMASESIGSGNVIAFADINIYDKNSPDNINLISNIIIQSKQNLANANSVPVNTVPGAQSATEDTALSITGISVSDADGNLATTQLSVTNGTLTVDINDGATISSGSNNSADLTLSGNQTQINAALATLSYTPITNYNGSDTLTVVSTDSGDAPLSDTDTVTITVNAVDDSAVVSGDITGSGDEDTTTAITGTLKATDVDGLTDGTVFSIADGNGPANGTATIDEASGAWSYVPNANFNGTDQFTVTITDDLGGTTPQTVTITVNAVDDSAVVSEGTTDSGSAPSTVADDSTQVSVASNGGTQTPAAQIVTTSEVANGSSLSNLRDLEIALSNKAIDFEVELDDDTSTATANIPLAVLEDDLTLTSDDGERDSSIAPIYYAINDQGALTPLSYDPLVNAGARFYDTDGDGIADFLSLTLVDGGFGDKDGVKNGVIDDPSALGTVTLDPVLTALDNGFLQVADATNAAPAALALQASLTSRANAVTEIGYVILNAGEEASTVSDITALQERAHLLFSALENNDVTLAEAMTFNSEFLLRNGQSIRLFAVTNGTLADLTSLDDSRVSFLDGSVDATTGAASFSSASGIGLDLTLLNSDQNLSALIAQEQHSVPLLDFTAFTNDETITGTIVQAREAAYDAVTGFYRVLDTSGSVRAADGSLLTPGDAGYAAAALLEANRISALGDLSIADGESSSTAFSLQDSSYIAPFAQVEGNTFFAFADANTDGLSHFRSLGTNLFGLEDQLGGGDLDYDDHIVGFNVESIS; encoded by the coding sequence ATGACCAACACAGCAGCCCTGTCAACGTTGTGCGTCGCCCAGAAGGCTGGAACTCCAACTGGTGTGCTGCTGGTGGCCGATGGCAGCTGCGCCAAGATCCGCGAGCTCCTGGCGGAAGCGCTGGTGCCTGTGCTCTGGCTGGACGGCACTCAGGATCCGCTGCAGATCGTGACCGCCGCGTTGGCAGAACGGCGGCGGCAGGGCCAGCCGGTGCAGACGCTGCACTGGGTGAGCCATGGGCGGCCGGGAGTGCTGCAGGTGGGCGCAACGTGCGTTGATCGAAATGCCCTGCTGGTGGCAAGCAAGCAACTGATCGAATGGCAGGTGGATCAACTTGCGTTCTGGGCTTGCGATTACGGAGTCGACAAGTCTGTCGTGGGCCTTTGGGAGGAAGTTGTAGGTGCGTCTGTTTACTCATCAGGGGGCACATTGGGCCTCGACACTGACGGCCAAAAACACTGGACTCTCGATTCGAAACGGACCAACAAAACAATCATTTGGCCACGGCATTTCGGCGACACGAACACATGGAAGTACCAACTAGGGATTGTGTCTTACGCGACTTTTGAGGAAGGACCTTCTGAAGACAGTGAGCCATTATCAAATAGTGAGCCTATTGCAGGTGTTGGCCATGCAAGTATGTTTACGTCCTTGCCAACTGGCGTTCTCGACTCCATTGATAATCTTAACTATGAAAACAATAACGATTTTTCATTCTTAGATGAAAAAATACTCGCAGATTTTGTCTATATTTCGCTTCCAGAATCACTGCCAAGTGCTGAACAAACCAGCAATCTAAAAGAATTTGTTCAGTCCGGAGGAACACTGCTTATCAATGGGGAGATGTCTAGTAGCAGTTGGGCCGATATCAACAAAAATTTTTCTCAAATACTTGAAGATCTTGGATCTTCAATTTCGATAAGGGAATCACCAATAAGCGTGAAAGATGATAATTTATTTGCAACAAAAGAAACTGATGAATCACTAATAGAAATTGGTAACTTTGATATTACATCGGGATTGCAAAGTGTAAAAACTGGAACTTTTGGTGTCCTTGATATCGACAATGAATCCGCTGAAGCGATTCTAGTTACTAGCAACTCAGAAGCTAATATCGTGATGGCTAGTGAGTCCATTGGCAGCGGCAATGTGATCGCATTTGCCGACATCAATATCTATGATAAAAACTCACCTGACAATATTAATCTAATCAGCAATATTATCATCCAGTCGAAACAAAATCTAGCCAACGCAAATTCTGTACCGGTGAACACTGTTCCCGGGGCTCAGAGCGCCACTGAAGATACCGCTCTCTCCATCACTGGCATCAGCGTAAGTGATGCGGATGGCAACCTCGCTACCACCCAGCTCAGCGTCACTAACGGAACGCTCACCGTTGACATCAACGATGGTGCCACGATCAGCAGCGGCAGTAACAACTCCGCCGATCTCACTCTCAGTGGCAACCAAACGCAGATCAATGCAGCTCTGGCAACACTCTCATACACACCAATAACCAATTACAACGGTAGCGATACCCTCACCGTTGTCAGCACCGATTCTGGTGACGCGCCTCTAAGCGACACCGATACGGTGACCATCACCGTCAATGCCGTCGATGATTCGGCCGTCGTTTCCGGCGATATCACCGGTTCAGGCGATGAGGACACCACCACCGCAATCACAGGCACACTCAAGGCCACGGATGTCGACGGACTCACCGATGGCACTGTTTTCTCCATTGCCGATGGCAACGGCCCGGCCAATGGCACCGCAACGATTGATGAGGCCTCCGGTGCCTGGTCCTATGTGCCGAATGCCAATTTCAATGGCACCGATCAATTCACCGTCACCATCACCGACGATCTGGGCGGCACCACACCTCAAACGGTGACCATTACCGTCAATGCCGTCGATGATTCCGCCGTCGTCTCTGAAGGCACCACAGACTCCGGATCCGCCCCCAGTACAGTAGCCGACGACTCCACCCAAGTCTCTGTCGCATCAAACGGCGGCACTCAAACTCCAGCTGCTCAAATTGTAACAACATCAGAAGTTGCCAATGGCAGTAGCTTGAGCAACTTACGTGACCTTGAAATCGCCCTCAGCAATAAAGCTATCGACTTCGAGGTTGAGCTTGACGATGATACTTCAACCGCAACCGCCAATATCCCCCTTGCTGTCCTTGAGGATGACCTCACGCTCACATCAGACGATGGAGAGCGTGATTCCTCCATCGCACCGATTTACTACGCCATTAATGACCAGGGTGCTCTCACACCCCTTTCCTACGACCCCCTCGTCAATGCCGGTGCGCGCTTCTACGACACCGATGGTGATGGCATCGCTGATTTCCTCTCACTGACTCTGGTTGATGGCGGATTCGGCGACAAGGATGGTGTCAAAAATGGAGTGATCGATGATCCCTCTGCACTGGGCACCGTCACCCTCGATCCCGTGCTCACCGCGCTCGACAACGGCTTTCTTCAGGTGGCTGATGCCACCAATGCTGCGCCCGCTGCCCTCGCCCTGCAGGCGTCCCTCACCAGTCGCGCCAATGCCGTGACGGAAATCGGTTACGTGATCCTCAACGCGGGCGAGGAGGCCTCCACCGTCAGCGACATCACCGCCCTCCAGGAGCGCGCTCACCTCCTCTTCTCCGCCCTGGAAAACAACGACGTCACCCTCGCCGAGGCAATGACGTTCAACAGCGAGTTCTTGCTGCGCAACGGGCAGAGCATCCGCTTGTTCGCGGTGACCAACGGCACTCTCGCCGATCTCACCAGCCTCGATGATTCACGCGTCTCCTTCCTTGATGGCAGCGTCGATGCCACCACTGGTGCGGCCTCCTTCTCCAGCGCCAGCGGCATCGGCTTGGATCTGACCCTGCTCAACAGCGATCAGAACCTCAGCGCTCTGATCGCCCAGGAGCAACACTCGGTACCCCTGCTCGATTTCACCGCCTTCACCAACGACGAAACCATCACCGGCACGATTGTTCAGGCCCGGGAAGCCGCATACGACGCCGTCACCGGCTTCTATCGCGTGCTCGACACTTCCGGCAGTGTGCGTGCCGCCGATGGCTCCCTGCTCACGCCCGGGGATGCCGGCTATGCCGCCGCCGCTCTGCTGGAGGCCAATCGCATCAGCGCTCTTGGCGATCTCTCCATCGCTGATGGTGAATCCTCGTCCACCGCGTTCAGCCTTCAGGACTCCTCCTACATCGCACCCTTTGCCCAGGTGGAAGGCAACACCTTCTTTGCCTTCGCTGATGCCAACACCGATGGCCTCTCCCACTTCCGCTCCCTCGGCACCAACCTCTTTGGCCTGGAAGACCAACTCGGTGGCGGTGATCTCGATTACGACGATCACATCGTCGGTTTCAACGTTGAGTCGATCTCCTAA
- a CDS encoding DUF2811 domain-containing protein: MPVHVSVENQLPEDLYRAMGMFIADHPQWDQYRLVQAAIAGFLFQQGCKERSVVRHYLGGLFRRQSADLSSEQPWR; this comes from the coding sequence ATCCCGGTTCACGTGAGTGTGGAAAACCAGTTGCCGGAGGATCTCTATCGCGCCATGGGGATGTTCATCGCTGACCACCCCCAGTGGGACCAGTACCGCCTGGTGCAGGCCGCGATCGCCGGATTCCTGTTTCAGCAGGGCTGCAAGGAGCGTTCAGTGGTGCGTCACTACCTGGGTGGTCTGTTCCGCCGCCAGAGCGCAGACCTCAGCAGCGAACAACCCTGGCGTTAG
- a CDS encoding DUF3104 domain-containing protein, whose translation MSVDHLSPPPSLPAESPPDFLKLQPGMTVVVRHDPLPGEALDQDWWMGQVVHCSGGARDPKAWTLFQIADVDSGVIRWVNADLILQVLMENTNG comes from the coding sequence ATGTCGGTTGACCACTTGTCTCCACCGCCGTCGTTGCCGGCGGAATCACCCCCGGACTTCCTGAAGCTGCAGCCGGGGATGACCGTGGTCGTGCGCCATGACCCGCTTCCTGGTGAGGCATTGGATCAGGACTGGTGGATGGGTCAGGTGGTGCATTGCAGTGGCGGCGCCCGGGATCCCAAGGCCTGGACGTTGTTTCAGATCGCCGATGTGGATAGTGGCGTGATCCGCTGGGTCAACGCCGATCTGATCCTTCAGGTGCTGATGGAAAACACCAATGGATGA